In Chiloscyllium punctatum isolate Juve2018m chromosome 10, sChiPun1.3, whole genome shotgun sequence, a single window of DNA contains:
- the atg9a gene encoding autophagy-related protein 9A — MAAFTTEYQRLQSSYTDSPPGEEDLLVHVADGGKSPWHHIENLDLFFSRVYHLHQKNGFLCMLLSEMFELVQFVFVVTFTTFLVSCVDYDILFANKLVNNTHRESQLIKVTLPDAFLPPCVCTAQIRQNVLIIFILLIAGVFWVHRLVKFLYNICCYWEIRAFYKNALKIPMAQLPYCSWQEVQARIIHIQKEHQICIHKRELSELDIYHRILRFKNYTVAMINKSLLPIRFHVPILGEVVFYTRGLKYNFELIFLWGPGSLFQNEWSLKSEYKRAGNRLELAQKLSTRILWIGITNLLLCPIILIWQILYAFFSYTEVIKREPGSLGARCWSLYGRCYLRHFNELDHELQSRLSKGYKAASKYMNCFLSPLLSVLAKNVAFFAGSILAVLITLTVYDEDVLAVEHVLTTITLLGLCVTVCRCFIPDKHMVFCPEQLLRVILSHIHYMPDHWQGAANRYETRDEFAQLFQYKAVFILEELLSPIITPFILIFCLRRKSLEIIDFFRNFTVEVVGVGDTCSFAQMDVRQHGHPAWFSGGKTEASIYQQAEDGKTELSLMHFAITNPRWQPPQDSTAFISQLKEKVNREKGAVIGNHSLLPENGFFASLQSVQSESEPHSLITNLIAGPPSLVFQRGREGPLDPASSLRSFSPGQNVPGSLHTSLLRNKPGRHTAGSGVDMKMMSSGSSAWEGQLQSMVLSEYASTEMSLHALYMHELHKQQMQGEPSRHLWHRQDSDDSGESGLEEAELRRPSPMTIPRSSTYPVTASRTTDLREEPAGLLHTIHRRYGGIDSSTEPQRPFSQQPMGGWTESSPPQPADPVPEEGLEDELPPQMHQV; from the exons GTCTATCACTTGCATCAGAAGAATGGCTTCCTCTGTATGCTGCTATCCGAGATGTTTGAATTGGT GCAGTTTGTCTTTGTCGTGACTTTCACCACGTTCTTGGTCAGTTGTGTTGACTACGACATCCTTTTCGCTAACAAGCTGGTGAACAATACGCATCGTGAAAGCCAGCTGATCAAAGTGACACTGCCAGATGCCTTTCTACCCCCATGTGTCTGCACTGCTCA GATCCGACAGAACGTGCTGATCATCTTCATCTTGCTGATTGCTGGCGTCTTTTGGGTTCATCGGTTGGTGAAGTTCCTCTATAACATCTGCTGTTACTGGGAGATTCGTGCATTTTACAAGAATGCTCTGAAGATACCGATG GCCCAGCTCCCGTACTGTAGCTGGCAAGAGGTGCAAGCCCGGATCATCCACATTCAGAAAGAACATCAGATCTGCATCCACAAGAGGGAGCTGAGTGAACTGGATATCTACCATCGTATCCTGCGTTTCAAAAACTACACGGTGGCCATGATTAACAAATCCCTACTGCCAATCCGTTTTCACGTTCCTATCCTGGGCGAGGTGGTTTTCTACACCAGGGGTTTGAAGTATAACTTTGAGCTGATCTTTCTGTGGGGTCCTGGTTCACTGTTCCAGAATGAATGGAGTTTGAAGTCCGAGTATAAACGAGCAGGCAATCGCTTAGAGCTGGCACAGAAGCTCAGCACCCGGATCCTGTGGATTGGAATCACCAACTTGCTCCTCTGCCCGATTATCCTGATCTGGCAGATTCTCTACGCTTTCTTCAGCTACACGGAGGTCATTAAACGGGAGCCTGGCAGCCTGGGAGCTCGCTGCTGGTCACTGTACGGACGGTGTTACCTCCGTCACTTCAATGAGCTGGACCATGAGCTACAGTCCAGGCTCAGCAAGGGCTATAAGGCTGCTTCCAAATACATGAACTGCTTCCTGTCACCATTGCTCAGCGTCCTAGCTAAAAATGTGGCCTTCTTTGCTGGCTCTATCCTGGCTGTGCTCATCACTCTAACTGTGTATGACGAAGATGTTCTGGCTGTAGAACATGTGCTGACCACAATCACTCTGCTCGGcctgtgtgttactgtgtgtag ATGCTTTATTCCAGATAAACACATGGTGTTCTGCCCAGAGCAGTTACTCCGGGTCATTCTGTCCCACATCCACTACATGCCTGATCATTGGCAAGGGGCAGCCAATCGTTACGAGACCCGCGACGAGTTCGCTCAGCTCTTTCAGTACAAAGCG GTCTTCATCCTTGAGGAACTGCTGAGCCCCATCATCACTCCCTTCATCCTCATCTTCTGCTTACGGCGCAAGTCCCTCGAGATCATTGATTTCTTCCGTAACTTCACGGTGGAGGTTGTGGGTGTTGGGGATACCTGCTCCTTTGCCCAGATGGATGTGCGGCAGCATGGGCACCCTGCA TGGTTTTCGGGGGGTAAGACAGAGGCTTCCATCTATCAGCAAGCTGAGGATGGCAAAACCGAGCTCTCCCTCATGCACTTTGCCATCACAAACCCTCGGTGGCAGCCCCCTCAGGACAGTACTGCCTTCATCAGCCAACTGAAGGAGAAGGTCAACCGAGAGAAGGGTGCGGTGATCGGAAACCACAGCCTCCTGCCAGAAAATGGCTTCTTCGCATCCTTGCAGTCCGTACAGTCGGAGTCTGAG CCTCACAGTCTGATCACAAACCTGATTGCGGGCCCCCCCTCCCTGGTGTttcagagagggcgagagggaccATTGGATCCAGCTTCCTCACTGCGATCATTCTCTccaggacagaatgttccgggcaGTCTCCACACCTCCCTGCTGCGGAACAAGCCAGGACGACACACAGCTGGATCCGG TGTCGATATGAAAATGATGAGTTCTGGGAGCAGTGCCTGGGAGGGACAGCTCCAGAGTATGGTGCTTTCCGAATATGCTTCGACTGAGATGAGTTTGCATGCACTCTACATGCATGAG CTTCACAAACAACAAATGCAGGGAGAACCATCTCGTCACCTATGGCACCGACAAGACAGTGATGACAGCGGTGAGAGTGGTCTGGAGGAGGCTGAACTGAGGAGACCATCGCCAATGACCATCCCACGATCCTCTACCTACCCCGTCACTGCCAGCAGAACAACAGATCTCCGTGAGGAACCAGCCGGTCTCTTGCACACTATCCACAGGAGATATGGAGGAATCGACA GTTCTACTGAACCCCAAAGGCCATTCTCCCAACAGCCCATGGGGGGCTGGACGGAAAGCTCACCCCCTCAACCTGCTGATCCTGTACCTGAGGAGGGATTGGAGGATGAACTGCCCCCACAAATGCACCAG GTGTAG